Proteins from one Sabethes cyaneus chromosome 2, idSabCyanKW18_F2, whole genome shotgun sequence genomic window:
- the LOC128733825 gene encoding 60S ribosomal protein L13a, with amino-acid sequence MTGLSEKPILIDGRGHLLGRLASVIAKQILNGRVVVVVRCEDLQLSGHFFRNKIKFLAYLRKRCNVNPARGPFHFRAPSRMLWKAVRGMVPHKTKRGHNALRRLKVYEGIPPPYDRQKRLCVPIAMRQLCLRPDRKYCEVGRVAHEVGWKYREVVSNLEAKRKIKSRLSYLHKKKLKKLTWKARSSIADKIKDQDEVLKKYGYLTSEFEKKWSRPVLNSEPAKLGRKKRKAAASSA; translated from the exons ATGACAGGCTTGTCGGAAAAG CCTATTTTGATTGACGGTCGTGGCCACCTGCTTGGTCGGCTTGCGTCTGTAATTGCTAAGCAAATCCTCAATGGCCGAGTCGTCGTAGTTGTTCGTTGCGAAGATTTGCAACTGTCGGGTCATTTTTTCCGGAACAAGATCAAGTTTTTGGCTTACCTACGGAAACGCTGTAATGTCAACCCAGCTCGAGGACCTTTCCATTTCCGTGCCCCAAGCCGAATGTTGTGGAAGGCTGTCCGCGGAATGGTTCCGCATAAAACAAAGCGAGGACATAACGCCCTCAGGCGTTTGAAGGTGTACGAAGGCATTCCGCCTCCATACGATAGGCAAAAGCGCCTTTGCGTTCCCATTGCGATGAGACAGCTTTGTTTACGCCCGGACAGGAAG TACTGTGAAGTAGGCAGAGTAGCCCACGAAGTTGGTTGGAAGTACCGCGAGGTTGTCAGCAATTTGGAGGCTAAGCGAAAGATTAAATCTCGCCTGTCATACCTGCATAAGAAGAAGTTGAAG AAACTTACCTGGAAAGCTCGTTCCAGCATTGCTGACAAAATTAAGGATCAAGATGAAGTACTGAAGAAATACGGTTATTTAACATCCGAATTCGAGAAGAAGTGGAGCCGCCCAGTTCTAAATTCTGAACCTGCTAAGCTCGGAAGGAAAAAACGTAAAGCAGCTGCCAGCAGCGCTTAA